Proteins encoded in a region of the Homo sapiens chromosome 20, GRCh38.p14 Primary Assembly genome:
- the LOC124904970 gene encoding uncharacterized protein LOC124904970, with translation MAVAPGWPKSPVQLRPPDSRRHHQPGAARLGSGTPEPLARGRAALPLYAQAPPVAALRFLPTSQSVQLSLAARPRARPTRCQRPPSPARALDSPCDHPLADTPGLPQALELQSFQHLGPAQDGVCSEASGPRAQGPGVPSGPPPCRGKIILDSSPPLLQGPLLPHTPRAARAAQGLTAGPAPRALFLTTPTPSSLVPTRTRRGQRGRKALLCPVLALEPRQPHPGKEGLTDTQTHPTTTTSKPPLTHTRIDTGARARTHTHHTRAHTHGHTKTQTQRA, from the coding sequence ATGGCAGTGGCGCCTGGCTGGCCCAAGAGCCCGGTCCAGCTACGCCCGCCTGATTCCAGGCGTCACCACCAACCCGGGGCCGCGAGGCTGGGATCAGGCACCCCGGAGCCGCTTGCCCGTGGCCGGGCTGCTCTCCCCCTCTACGCCCAAGCACCACCAGTCGCCGCGCTGCGCTTTCTGCCGACCTCCCAGAGCGTCCAGCTGTCGCTGGCGGCCAGACCACGCGCGAGACCTACGCGGTGCCAGAGGCCTCCATCCCCTGCCAGGGCTCTGGACTCTCCATGCGACCACCCTCTCGCTGACACTCCAGGCCTTCCCCAGGCTCTGGAGCTCCAGAGCTTCCAACACCTGGGGCCCGCTCAGGACGGGGTGTGCTCCGAGGCgtcagggcccagggcccagggTCCTGGGGTACCCTCTGGTCCTCCGCCTTGCCGCggaaaaattattttggattccTCGCCGCCCCTCCTGCAAGGCCCCCTCTTGCCCCACACACCCAGAGCCGCCAGGGCTGCCCAGGGGCTAACAGCCGGCCCAGCCCCGCGGGCCCTTTTTCTCACAACGCCCACACCATCGTCGCTTGTTCCGACGAGGACCCGCCGTGGCCAACGGGGCAGGAAGGCTCTGCTTTGCCCCGTGCTAGCACTAGAGCCCCGGCAGCCTCATCCCGGGAAAGAGGGGCTGACGGACACCCAGACACACCCCACCACTACCACGAGCAAACCCCCCCTGACACACACACGGATAGACACGGGTGCACGCGcgcggacacacacacaccacacccgtgcacacacacacggacacacaaagacacagacacagagagctTGA